A single genomic interval of Labrus bergylta chromosome 18, fLabBer1.1, whole genome shotgun sequence harbors:
- the LOC109989072 gene encoding sorting nexin-14 isoform X4, whose product MGCITTFLHKIRRRMKLERFRELGRQYPVFCFLLLVLLLTTLLLNRYIHIIMVFWSFLAGVITFYCSLGPESLLPNIFVSIKPKNKTYQQELFPLGHSCAVCGKIKCKRHRPTLLLENYQPWLDLKVPSKVDASLSEILELVLENFVYPWYRDITDDEAFVDELRVTLRFFAAVLVRRTQKVDVALLITQKLLKVSMKHIEIISKARQRVKNSEFLQQAALEEYGPDLHVALRSRRDELLYLRKLTEMLFPYILPPKATDCRSLTLLIREVLAGSVFLPSLDYLADPDTVNHLLLLFIDNSPPEAATEPSSTLVPFLQKYSDTRSKKPSVLKLELKEIREQQDLLFRFMNFLKQEGAVHVLQFCLAVEEFNDRILCPELSDSEKVLLHGEVKKIYESYCLDESIDKIRFDPFIVEEIRNIAEGPYAEVVKLQTMRCLFEAYEHVLSLLENVFTPMFCHSDEYFRQLLRGAESPTRNSKMSRNSLSLDDIRNTSKRGESFGISRIGSKIKGVFKSTTMEGAMLPSYGLVEGEDDMVEEAMMVLEDDAPMEAASTPSTPRNLSAWNITIPYIDFYDDDVKRERIPVFCIDVERNDRKAVGHETEHWSVYRRYLEFYVLESKLTEFHGSFPDAQLPSKRIIGPKNYEFLTSKREEFQEYLQKLLQHPELSNSQLLADFLSPYSMESQFLDKMLPDVNLGKIIKSVPSKLIKEKGQHLEPFIQSFFNSCESPKPKPSRPELTILSPTSENDKKLFNDVFKNNANRSELSEKRHNQNYFMEMINVEGVYDYLMYIGRVVFHIPDWLHHLLMTGRILLKNTLEAYTDYCLQYKLNQVVQEHRLVSLITLLRDSVFCESSQPRSAQDKQSRARKTFDEMMKYIPDFLGKCIGEEAKYEGIRLLFDGLQQPVLNKQLTYVLLDITIQELFPELNKQVQKETSVMAPWM is encoded by the exons ATGGGATGCATCACGACTTTCCTGCATAAAATAAGACGCAGGATGAAGCTAGAGCGTTTCAGAGAGCTGGGAAGACAATATCCAGTCTTCTGCTTTTTGCTGCTGGTACTGCTGCTCACCACTCTGCTTTTAAACAg ATATATTCACATTATTATGGTGTTTTGGTCCTTCCTGGCTGGAGTCATCACTTTCTACTGCTCTTTGGGGCCTGAGTCTCTGCTGCCTAACATTTTTGTCTCCATCAAACCAAAGAATAAG ACATACCAACAGGAGCTGTTTCCACTGGGCCACAGCTGTGCCGTCTGTGGGAAAATCAAATGCAAAAGGCACAG ACCGACTTTATTACTGGAAAATTATCAACCATGGCTCGACTTGAAGGTTCCTTCTAAGGTGGATGCTTCCCTTTCAGAG ATTCTGGAGCTGGTTCTGGAAAATTTTGTATATCCCTGGTATAG AGACATCACAGATGATGAGGCGTTTGTCGATGAGCTGAGAGTGACTTTGCGCTTCTTTGCAGCCGTGTTGGTCCGCCGCACCCAGAAG gTGGACGTGGCATTGCTCATCACACAGAAGCTTCTCAAAGTTTCCATGAAGCACATTGAAATAATTAGCAAAGCGAGACAGAGAG TTAAGAACAGCGAGTTTCTTCAACAAGCTGCTCTGGAGGAATACGGTCCTGACCTCCATGTGGCCCTTCGCAGTCGCCGAGATGAGCTCCTCTACCTCAGGAAGCTGACTGAGATGCTCTTCCCCTACATCCTACCACCCAAGGCTACAGACTGCAG ATCTCTTACTCTCCTCATTAGAGAGGTCTTGGCTGGCTCTGTCTTCCTTCCTTCATTGGACTACTTGGCTGATCCT GACACAGTGAATCATTTACTTTTGTTATTCATAGACAACTCCCCT CCTGAAGCAGCCACAGAGCCCTCGTCAACGTTGGTTCCTTTCCTGCAGAAGTACTCTGATACCCGCAGCAAGAAGCCCTCT GTGCTGAAGCTGGAGTTGAAGGAAATCCGAGAGCAACAAGACCTCCTCTTCCGTTTCATGAACTTCCTGAAGCAAGAAGGAGCTGTCCATGTGCTCCAGTTCTGCCTCGCAGTTG agGAGTTCAATGACAGGATTCTCTGTCCGGAGCTATCTGACTCAGAGAAGGTATTGCTTCATGGGGAGGTGAAGAAGATCTATGAGAGCTACTGTTTGGATGAGAGCATTGACAAGATCCGCTTCGACCCCTTCATAGTGGAAGAAATACGCAACA TTGCAGAGGGCCCGTATGCAGAGGTAGTGAAACTGCAGACCATGAGGTGTTTGTTTGAAGCCTACGAGCACGTCCTGTCCCTCCTGGAGAATGTCTTCACCCCCATGTTTTGTCACAGTGACGAG TATTTCCGCCAGCTTCTGAGAGGGGCCGAGTCCCCCACCAGGAACTCCAAGATGAGCAG AAATAGCCTGAGTTTGGATGACATCCG GAACACGTCAAAGAGGGGCGAATCCTTTGGGATCAGCCGCATTGGCAGCAAGATCAAAGGAGTATTCAAGAGCACGACCATGGAGGGAGCCATGCTGCCGTCCTATGGGCTGGTAGAGGGAGAAGACGATATG GTGGAGGAAGCCATGATGGTGCTGGAGGACGACGCCCCCATGGAGGCAGCCTCCACTCCCAGTACGCCGAGAAACCTCTCAGCCTGGAACATCACTATCCCCTACATTGATTTTTACGATGATGATGTGAAGAGGGAGAGGATTCCTGTGTTCTGTATCGACGTGGAGCGCAATGACCGGAAGGCAG TGGGACACGAGACTGAGCACTGGTCTGTGTACAGAAGATATCTCGAGTTCTATGTCCTTGAATCAAAGCTCACTGAGTTTCACG GCTCTTTTCCAGACGCACAGTTGCCTTCCAAGAGAATCATTGGTCCCAAGAACTATGAGTTTCTCACATCGAAACGTGAAGAGTTCCAGGAATACCTGCAG aaacTCCTGCAGCACCCGGAGCTTAGCAACAGTCAGCTGCTTGCCGACTTCCTGTCTCCTTACAGTATGGAGTCTCAGTTCCTGGACAAGATGTTACCTGACGTGAACCTGG GGAAAATCATCAAGTCAGTCCCCAGCAAACTGATCAAAGAG AAAGGACAGCATCTGGAGCCTTTCATCCAGTCCTTCTTCAACTCCTGTGAGTCTCCAAAACCTAAACCCAGCCGCCCTGAGCTCACCATCCTCAGCCCCACCTCggaaaatgataaaaag CTCTTCAATGATGTCTTCAAAAACAATGCCAACCGCTCAGAGCTGAGTGAGAAGAGGCACAACCAGAActacttcatggaaatgatcaacgTGGAAGGGGTGTATGACTACTTGATGTATATAG GCCGGGTTGTCTTTCACATCCCCGACTGGCTCCACCACCTGCTGATGACCGGTAGGATCCTGTTGAAGAACACACTGGAAGCATACACAGACTACTGCCTCCAGTACAAACTGAACCAGGTGGTCCAGGAGCACCGGCTCGTGTCACTAATCACACTACTCAGAG ACTCGGTGTTCTGTGAGAGCAGTCAGCCTCGCTCGGCTCaggacaaacagagcagagccAGGAAGACGTTTGACGAGATGATGAAATATATTCCAG ACTTTCTGGGGAAATGTATCGGAGAAGAGGCCAAGTATGAAGGCATACGTCTGCTCTTTGATGGACTGCAACAGCCTGTTCTCaacaaacag CTGACGTACGTGCTGTTGGACATCACTATTCAAGAGCTTTTCCCTGAACTCAACAAG
- the LOC109989072 gene encoding sorting nexin-14 isoform X5: protein MGCITTFLHKIRRRMKLERFRELGRQYPVFCFLLLVLLLTTLLLNRYIHIIMVFWSFLAGVITFYCSLGPESLLPNIFVSIKPKNKTYQQELFPLGHSCAVCGKIKCKRHRPTLLLENYQPWLDLKVPSKVDASLSEILELVLENFVYPWYRDITDDEAFVDELRVTLRFFAAVLVRRTQKVDVALLITQKLLKVSMKHIEIISKARQRVKNSEFLQQAALEEYGPDLHVALRSRRDELLYLRKLTEMLFPYILPPKATDCRSLTLLIREVLAGSVFLPSLDYLADPDTVNHLLLLFIDNSPPEAATEPSSTLVPFLQKYSDTRSKKPSVLKLELKEIREQQDLLFRFMNFLKQEGAVHVLQFCLAVEEFNDRILCPELSDSEKVLLHGEVKKIYESYCLDESIDKIRFDPFIVEEIRNIAEGPYAEVVKLQTMRCLFEAYEHVLSLLENVFTPMFCHSDEYFRQLLRGAESPTRNSKMSRNTSKRGESFGISRIGSKIKGVFKSTTMEGAMLPSYGLVEGEDDMVEEAMMVLEDDAPMEAASTPSTPRNLSAWNITIPYIDFYDDDVKRERIPVFCIDVERNDRKAVGHETEHWSVYRRYLEFYVLESKLTEFHGSFPDAQLPSKRIIGPKNYEFLTSKREEFQEYLQKLLQHPELSNSQLLADFLSPYSMESQFLDKMLPDVNLGKIIKSVPSKLIKEKGQHLEPFIQSFFNSCESPKPKPSRPELTILSPTSENDKKLFNDVFKNNANRSELSEKRHNQNYFMEMINVEGVYDYLMYIGRVVFHIPDWLHHLLMTGRILLKNTLEAYTDYCLQYKLNQVVQEHRLVSLITLLRDSVFCESSQPRSAQDKQSRARKTFDEMMKYIPDFLGKCIGEEAKYEGIRLLFDGLQQPVLNKQLTYVLLDITIQELFPELNKQVQKETSVMAPWM, encoded by the exons ATGGGATGCATCACGACTTTCCTGCATAAAATAAGACGCAGGATGAAGCTAGAGCGTTTCAGAGAGCTGGGAAGACAATATCCAGTCTTCTGCTTTTTGCTGCTGGTACTGCTGCTCACCACTCTGCTTTTAAACAg ATATATTCACATTATTATGGTGTTTTGGTCCTTCCTGGCTGGAGTCATCACTTTCTACTGCTCTTTGGGGCCTGAGTCTCTGCTGCCTAACATTTTTGTCTCCATCAAACCAAAGAATAAG ACATACCAACAGGAGCTGTTTCCACTGGGCCACAGCTGTGCCGTCTGTGGGAAAATCAAATGCAAAAGGCACAG ACCGACTTTATTACTGGAAAATTATCAACCATGGCTCGACTTGAAGGTTCCTTCTAAGGTGGATGCTTCCCTTTCAGAG ATTCTGGAGCTGGTTCTGGAAAATTTTGTATATCCCTGGTATAG AGACATCACAGATGATGAGGCGTTTGTCGATGAGCTGAGAGTGACTTTGCGCTTCTTTGCAGCCGTGTTGGTCCGCCGCACCCAGAAG gTGGACGTGGCATTGCTCATCACACAGAAGCTTCTCAAAGTTTCCATGAAGCACATTGAAATAATTAGCAAAGCGAGACAGAGAG TTAAGAACAGCGAGTTTCTTCAACAAGCTGCTCTGGAGGAATACGGTCCTGACCTCCATGTGGCCCTTCGCAGTCGCCGAGATGAGCTCCTCTACCTCAGGAAGCTGACTGAGATGCTCTTCCCCTACATCCTACCACCCAAGGCTACAGACTGCAG ATCTCTTACTCTCCTCATTAGAGAGGTCTTGGCTGGCTCTGTCTTCCTTCCTTCATTGGACTACTTGGCTGATCCT GACACAGTGAATCATTTACTTTTGTTATTCATAGACAACTCCCCT CCTGAAGCAGCCACAGAGCCCTCGTCAACGTTGGTTCCTTTCCTGCAGAAGTACTCTGATACCCGCAGCAAGAAGCCCTCT GTGCTGAAGCTGGAGTTGAAGGAAATCCGAGAGCAACAAGACCTCCTCTTCCGTTTCATGAACTTCCTGAAGCAAGAAGGAGCTGTCCATGTGCTCCAGTTCTGCCTCGCAGTTG agGAGTTCAATGACAGGATTCTCTGTCCGGAGCTATCTGACTCAGAGAAGGTATTGCTTCATGGGGAGGTGAAGAAGATCTATGAGAGCTACTGTTTGGATGAGAGCATTGACAAGATCCGCTTCGACCCCTTCATAGTGGAAGAAATACGCAACA TTGCAGAGGGCCCGTATGCAGAGGTAGTGAAACTGCAGACCATGAGGTGTTTGTTTGAAGCCTACGAGCACGTCCTGTCCCTCCTGGAGAATGTCTTCACCCCCATGTTTTGTCACAGTGACGAG TATTTCCGCCAGCTTCTGAGAGGGGCCGAGTCCCCCACCAGGAACTCCAAGATGAGCAG GAACACGTCAAAGAGGGGCGAATCCTTTGGGATCAGCCGCATTGGCAGCAAGATCAAAGGAGTATTCAAGAGCACGACCATGGAGGGAGCCATGCTGCCGTCCTATGGGCTGGTAGAGGGAGAAGACGATATG GTGGAGGAAGCCATGATGGTGCTGGAGGACGACGCCCCCATGGAGGCAGCCTCCACTCCCAGTACGCCGAGAAACCTCTCAGCCTGGAACATCACTATCCCCTACATTGATTTTTACGATGATGATGTGAAGAGGGAGAGGATTCCTGTGTTCTGTATCGACGTGGAGCGCAATGACCGGAAGGCAG TGGGACACGAGACTGAGCACTGGTCTGTGTACAGAAGATATCTCGAGTTCTATGTCCTTGAATCAAAGCTCACTGAGTTTCACG GCTCTTTTCCAGACGCACAGTTGCCTTCCAAGAGAATCATTGGTCCCAAGAACTATGAGTTTCTCACATCGAAACGTGAAGAGTTCCAGGAATACCTGCAG aaacTCCTGCAGCACCCGGAGCTTAGCAACAGTCAGCTGCTTGCCGACTTCCTGTCTCCTTACAGTATGGAGTCTCAGTTCCTGGACAAGATGTTACCTGACGTGAACCTGG GGAAAATCATCAAGTCAGTCCCCAGCAAACTGATCAAAGAG AAAGGACAGCATCTGGAGCCTTTCATCCAGTCCTTCTTCAACTCCTGTGAGTCTCCAAAACCTAAACCCAGCCGCCCTGAGCTCACCATCCTCAGCCCCACCTCggaaaatgataaaaag CTCTTCAATGATGTCTTCAAAAACAATGCCAACCGCTCAGAGCTGAGTGAGAAGAGGCACAACCAGAActacttcatggaaatgatcaacgTGGAAGGGGTGTATGACTACTTGATGTATATAG GCCGGGTTGTCTTTCACATCCCCGACTGGCTCCACCACCTGCTGATGACCGGTAGGATCCTGTTGAAGAACACACTGGAAGCATACACAGACTACTGCCTCCAGTACAAACTGAACCAGGTGGTCCAGGAGCACCGGCTCGTGTCACTAATCACACTACTCAGAG ACTCGGTGTTCTGTGAGAGCAGTCAGCCTCGCTCGGCTCaggacaaacagagcagagccAGGAAGACGTTTGACGAGATGATGAAATATATTCCAG ACTTTCTGGGGAAATGTATCGGAGAAGAGGCCAAGTATGAAGGCATACGTCTGCTCTTTGATGGACTGCAACAGCCTGTTCTCaacaaacag CTGACGTACGTGCTGTTGGACATCACTATTCAAGAGCTTTTCCCTGAACTCAACAAG